The Pirellulaceae bacterium genome includes a region encoding these proteins:
- a CDS encoding signal peptidase II encodes MIDTKDASDRFAVQVAPVRRLLLFAAVAGLGCALDLFSKHLVFQWRGMPGELPVWWLYPDLVGIETSLNTGALFGLGQDKVIFLAVFSFVALFCLLIWFIWGGGGRDLFLTLILACVTGGILGNLYDRLGLWEPTFAVPANQQMAEELAEGGEFVYARNAVRDWIRLSYGRFVWPNFNVADCLLVCGAVALIWHSFQTSKNQKLGSVSVDSPNSEA; translated from the coding sequence ATGATCGATACCAAGGATGCCAGCGATCGATTTGCCGTTCAAGTCGCACCGGTAAGACGTCTCTTGCTTTTTGCCGCCGTTGCTGGCCTGGGCTGTGCTCTTGACCTGTTCTCGAAACACTTGGTTTTTCAGTGGCGAGGAATGCCTGGCGAATTGCCCGTCTGGTGGCTCTATCCGGATCTGGTGGGGATCGAGACCTCTTTGAACACCGGGGCGCTTTTCGGACTCGGGCAAGACAAAGTGATCTTCTTAGCTGTTTTCTCGTTTGTGGCGCTGTTCTGCCTGCTGATTTGGTTCATCTGGGGAGGCGGTGGACGAGACTTGTTTTTGACGCTGATCCTTGCCTGCGTGACGGGCGGTATTCTCGGAAATCTTTACGATCGACTGGGATTGTGGGAGCCAACCTTTGCTGTTCCGGCAAATCAGCAGATGGCCGAGGAATTGGCTGAAGGGGGTGAGTTTGTCTACGCTCGCAACGCGGTACGCGATTGGATTCGTTTGAGCTATGGTCGTTTTGTTTGGCCAAACTTCAACGTTGCCGATTGTTTATTGGTGTGTGGAGCCGTTGCCCTGATTTGGCATTCGTTTCAGACCTCCAAGAATCAAAAATTGGGCTCTGTCTCGGTCGACTCGCCGAATTCTGAAGCCTGA
- the thrC gene encoding threonine synthase, which produces MPSNDVAFQRCISPACGATYGVEQVLVACESCGNLLDVVYDWDRLPVPKKLSDFESKWSKRSNPLNFSGVWRFRDLLPFAPGDKIVTVGEGQTILQQANGVAEYAQMKPGSLFLQYEGMNPSGSFKDNGMSAAFTHAHMIGAEKAACASTGNTSASLAMYCSVTGLMKAIIFVGSGKIAYGKLSQALEYGALTVQIAGDFDDAMARVREISKRLGIYLVNSVNPFRLEGQKTIMLRVLEAFGWQIPDWIVVPGGNLGNSSSFGKAFMELKELGLIDRVPRLAIINAAGADTLYELYENRDLRWRGGNSNAEVACHYYDELDQKQRKASTIASAIEINRPVNLNKCIRALEFCDGVVRRVTDQQILDAKAKVGAGGIGCEPASAASVAGTRLLREEGVIAANDRVVCILTGHQLKDPTATVAYHTTDQAKFNEILGSRGVQRASFANRAIAVQNDLDEIIRAIQLYS; this is translated from the coding sequence GTGCCATCGAACGATGTTGCCTTCCAACGTTGCATTTCACCCGCTTGTGGTGCGACCTACGGGGTCGAGCAGGTCCTCGTCGCCTGTGAGAGCTGTGGAAATCTGCTCGATGTGGTCTACGACTGGGATCGACTGCCCGTCCCGAAGAAGCTGTCGGATTTCGAATCGAAGTGGTCAAAACGGTCTAATCCGCTCAATTTCAGCGGTGTATGGCGTTTCCGTGATCTCTTGCCATTCGCCCCCGGCGACAAGATCGTCACGGTCGGAGAGGGGCAAACGATTTTGCAGCAAGCAAACGGCGTGGCGGAATACGCCCAGATGAAGCCCGGTTCGCTGTTCCTGCAATACGAGGGAATGAACCCTTCCGGTAGTTTCAAAGACAACGGAATGTCGGCAGCGTTCACACACGCCCATATGATTGGCGCCGAAAAAGCAGCTTGTGCATCGACGGGGAACACGAGTGCGTCGCTTGCCATGTACTGCTCCGTGACCGGCCTGATGAAAGCAATCATCTTCGTGGGGTCTGGAAAAATCGCTTACGGAAAGCTGTCTCAAGCGTTGGAATATGGAGCGCTCACCGTGCAGATCGCGGGCGATTTTGACGATGCGATGGCACGTGTTCGCGAAATCTCCAAGCGTCTGGGGATCTACTTGGTCAACAGCGTCAACCCGTTTCGTCTTGAGGGACAGAAGACGATCATGCTGCGGGTGCTGGAAGCGTTCGGTTGGCAAATCCCAGACTGGATTGTTGTTCCCGGCGGAAACCTGGGAAACTCGAGTTCGTTTGGCAAAGCGTTCATGGAACTGAAGGAGCTTGGCCTCATCGATCGCGTCCCGAGACTGGCAATCATCAATGCGGCGGGGGCCGACACGCTCTACGAACTTTACGAGAATCGCGATTTGCGCTGGCGGGGTGGTAACAGCAATGCGGAAGTAGCGTGTCACTACTATGACGAGCTGGACCAGAAGCAGCGCAAAGCATCAACCATTGCGAGTGCGATTGAAATCAATCGTCCGGTAAATCTCAATAAATGCATTCGAGCGTTAGAGTTTTGTGATGGCGTGGTTCGACGCGTGACCGATCAGCAAATTCTTGACGCAAAGGCAAAAGTAGGCGCAGGCGGTATCGGTTGTGAACCGGCGAGTGCGGCCAGTGTGGCGGGTACGCGACTTTTGCGTGAGGAGGGTGTGATTGCAGCCAACGATCGCGTGGTCTGCATCCTGACCGGGCACCAATTGAAAGATCCCACCGCGACCGTAGCTTATCACACGACGGATCAGGCAAAGTTCAATGAGATCCTGGGCAGCCGTGGAGTCCAACGAGCTTCGTTTGCAAATCGGGCTATTGCCGTCCAAAACGATTTGGATGAAATCATTCGAGCGATTCAGCTCTACAGTTAG
- the dapB gene encoding 4-hydroxy-tetrahydrodipicolinate reductase, whose product MASQNEPTRVVIHGAAGRMGRRLIALGANDGAMQIVGALESSEHPDQGRDAGELAGIGRLGVPISSKLPETAEAVIDFSTAEAVADIVSACQEQSVALVLATTGLSPEVDQQVNAAGKVIPIVRAPNMSLAVNLTMKLATIAAQKLASYGPGADVEIIERHHRYKEDSPSGTALRFGELIAEEMGQNQHVHGREGRPGARPQHEIGYHALRTGDNPGEHTIVFGLLGETVELSVKATNRDCYALGALEAAKFVATQQPGFYSMNDVLQL is encoded by the coding sequence ATGGCCAGCCAAAACGAACCGACTCGAGTTGTCATTCATGGTGCCGCCGGACGCATGGGGCGGCGACTCATTGCCCTCGGTGCCAACGACGGTGCGATGCAAATTGTGGGAGCGCTCGAATCCTCGGAACACCCGGACCAAGGACGAGACGCAGGTGAACTGGCGGGGATCGGCAGGCTGGGCGTACCGATCAGTTCCAAGCTACCCGAGACCGCCGAGGCCGTCATCGATTTTTCGACCGCCGAGGCCGTTGCAGACATTGTTTCCGCATGCCAAGAACAGTCGGTGGCCTTAGTCCTTGCCACGACGGGCCTTTCACCCGAGGTCGATCAACAAGTCAATGCAGCAGGGAAGGTCATTCCAATCGTGCGGGCTCCCAATATGAGCTTGGCAGTGAATCTAACCATGAAACTTGCCACAATTGCCGCCCAGAAACTTGCCTCCTATGGCCCGGGAGCGGACGTTGAAATCATTGAACGACACCATCGTTACAAGGAAGACTCGCCCAGCGGGACCGCGTTGCGATTTGGCGAATTGATCGCCGAAGAGATGGGACAGAATCAGCATGTGCATGGTCGCGAGGGGCGTCCGGGAGCCCGACCTCAACACGAAATCGGTTATCACGCACTGCGAACCGGAGACAACCCGGGCGAGCACACGATTGTCTTCGGCTTGCTCGGCGAGACCGTTGAGTTGTCGGTGAAAGCGACCAATCGAGATTGCTACGCACTCGGAGCTCTTGAAGCGGCAAAATTCGTCGCCACTCAGCAGCCGGGCTTTTATTCCATGAATGACGTACTCCAGCTGTAA
- a CDS encoding TraR/DksA family transcriptional regulator — protein MAPQGFVFGAASIGMVKRLMKKADMKVYKERLLELRARLRGDVSAMAEKTLRDSGGESSVPLHMADVGSDNFEQEFTLSLMANEGDTLQRIEAALERIEDGVYGSCDECGSVIPKTRLNAIPYTPFCVKCAEKLQR, from the coding sequence ATGGCACCACAGGGCTTTGTTTTTGGAGCAGCGTCGATCGGCATGGTCAAACGGTTGATGAAAAAAGCGGATATGAAGGTCTACAAGGAGCGCCTCCTCGAACTCCGTGCTCGTTTACGGGGAGATGTTTCTGCGATGGCCGAAAAGACACTGCGCGACAGTGGCGGTGAGTCGAGTGTGCCGCTTCACATGGCGGACGTTGGCAGCGATAACTTCGAGCAGGAATTCACGCTCAGTTTGATGGCGAACGAAGGGGATACCCTGCAGCGGATCGAAGCCGCTCTTGAACGGATTGAAGACGGTGTCTATGGTTCCTGTGACGAGTGCGGGAGTGTGATCCCGAAAACGCGTCTCAACGCGATCCCATACACTCCTTTTTGCGTGAAATGTGCGGAAAAGCTTCAACGCTAG